A genomic window from Lentibacter algarum includes:
- a CDS encoding dihydroneopterin aldolase, with protein MSSEIAQAFDHPDARSRATLLDSPLDRISLRDHIVDVEIGAFQAERGTTQRISFNVVVEVLPTSDDVDDDVDKILSYDKVTEAITIALREERLNLLETLADRVAERILWEPQAQRTFVRIEKLDRGSGALGVEIVRSKSKQNVVCSEETIVRPTVIFLTNEAIESAHLKGWIDQLEATPTPTLICVGAPQVATPKAQAALAQRRIELLAIEQNAWVLAANETRCVVVETRTELDWAMKNAQVSVWAPSKIVLDAVDGPSSDVNDALDLALWFAQEMEAERFIAVGEIVNPVNSSMKVDLRKVTEVEL; from the coding sequence GTGAGTAGCGAAATAGCACAAGCTTTTGATCATCCTGACGCGCGGTCGCGGGCGACTTTGCTCGATTCGCCTTTGGACCGTATTTCGCTACGAGATCATATTGTTGATGTCGAAATCGGCGCGTTCCAAGCCGAGCGTGGAACGACGCAGCGAATTAGCTTTAATGTCGTGGTTGAGGTTTTGCCAACAAGTGATGATGTTGACGATGATGTCGATAAGATACTGTCTTATGACAAGGTCACTGAAGCGATCACAATTGCGCTTAGAGAAGAACGCCTAAATCTTCTTGAAACCTTAGCGGACCGTGTCGCCGAGCGTATTCTATGGGAACCTCAAGCACAGCGCACTTTTGTACGAATTGAGAAACTCGATCGTGGTTCTGGAGCGCTCGGTGTTGAAATCGTACGCTCAAAGTCCAAGCAGAATGTTGTTTGCTCAGAAGAGACAATTGTAAGACCGACAGTTATTTTTCTGACCAATGAGGCAATTGAATCTGCTCATTTGAAAGGGTGGATTGATCAACTTGAAGCAACTCCTACGCCCACTCTCATTTGTGTTGGTGCGCCTCAAGTTGCTACACCAAAAGCCCAAGCAGCTTTGGCGCAGCGTAGGATAGAACTGTTGGCGATCGAGCAGAATGCGTGGGTCTTAGCAGCCAATGAAACACGTTGTGTCGTTGTGGAGACAAGAACAGAACTTGATTGGGCTATGAAAAACGCTCAAGTGAGTGTTTGGGCTCCATCAAAGATTGTCCTTGATGCGGTAGACGGGCCCTCAAGCGATGTGAATGATGCTCTCGATCTTGCGCTGTGGTTTGCGCAAGAAATGGAAGCCGAGCGTTTTATTGCCGTTGGTGAAATTGTGAACCCTGTGAATTCTTCTATGAAAGTTGACTTGCGAAAAGTGACCGAAGTCGAGCTGTAA
- a CDS encoding cell wall hydrolase, translated as MLRLVCAIALGAVLGLPAAADVSIKRLFDREQKSLNAIPQDRLATLLERSNEAKASYGGVNYTHEWLSNQPRASGGKEWRCLAEALYFEARGESVKGQFAVAEVIMNRVKSARYPDTICGVVHQGTGRKYACQFTYTCDGNAEIISEPKAFERVGKIAKVMAKGAERPLTKGATHYHTKSVNPRWASKFPRTATIGYHHFYKQPKRISSN; from the coding sequence ATGCTGAGGCTTGTCTGTGCTATTGCTCTGGGTGCCGTTTTAGGTCTCCCTGCTGCGGCTGATGTTTCTATTAAGCGCTTGTTTGATAGAGAGCAAAAATCACTTAATGCTATTCCTCAAGATCGTTTGGCAACTCTTCTAGAAAGATCAAACGAAGCCAAAGCCTCCTACGGAGGAGTTAATTATACTCACGAGTGGCTCTCCAATCAGCCTCGGGCAAGTGGTGGCAAAGAATGGCGTTGCCTTGCAGAAGCACTGTATTTTGAGGCGCGTGGTGAGAGTGTGAAAGGGCAGTTTGCCGTTGCCGAAGTTATCATGAACCGTGTGAAAAGCGCTCGATATCCTGATACTATTTGTGGGGTGGTTCACCAAGGAACAGGACGAAAATATGCTTGTCAGTTCACTTACACGTGTGATGGCAATGCAGAAATCATTTCAGAGCCAAAGGCTTTTGAGCGCGTAGGAAAAATTGCCAAAGTGATGGCAAAGGGGGCAGAGCGCCCCTTAACGAAGGGTGCTACGCACTATCACACGAAGTCAGTCAATCCACGTTGGGCTAGTAAATTCCCTCGGACCGCAACGATTGGGTATCATCATTTTTACAAGCAGCCCAAACGCATTTCCAGCAACTGA